The Punica granatum isolate Tunisia-2019 chromosome 4, ASM765513v2, whole genome shotgun sequence genome has a window encoding:
- the LOC116202631 gene encoding NDR1/HIN1-like protein 6 translates to MTEPPVQTVLQKPPGYRDPDAPVQKPLPKPPQRQSIPPSMYPKNKNKNNKKKTRRSCCRTCCCCFCIFILVLILLISAAGAIFYLWFDPKIPVFHFRSFQVPQFNVTIKSDGTYLDTKTVARVEVKNPNQKLGLYYGDMHVVVKVGEGEDETELGRSTVLAFSQGKRNVTSLNVETEGKKLQVADGVGPRLKSGFKNRGLAVKVDVRTRVGVKVEGWKIGMVGVNVRCGDTSLKGLQGGEMPKCAINLLKWINIR, encoded by the exons ATGACTGAACCTCCGGTTCAGACAGTCCTCCAGAAACCGCCAGGCTACAGGGACCCCGATGCTCCGGTTCAGAAGCCTCTCCCCAAGCCCCCGCAGCGGCAGTCCATCCCTCCCTCAATGTACCCcaagaataagaataagaataataagAAGAAGACGAGGCGGAGCTGCTGCCGCACGTGCTGTTGCTGCTTCTGCATCTTCATTCTCGTCCTAATCTTGCTAATATCGGCGGCCGGAGCAATCTTCTACCTCTGGTTTGACCCCAAGATCCCTGTCTTCCACTTCCGGTCGTTCCAGGTGCCCCAGTTCAACGTGACCATCAAGTCCGACGGGACCTACCTCGACACCAAGACGGTGGCCCGTGTTGAGGTCAAGAACCCGAACCAGAAGCTGGGGCTGTACTATGGGGACATGCACGTGGTAGTGAAAGTCGGAGAAGGGGAGGACGAGACCGAGCTGGGAAGATCGACAGTGCTGGCGTTCTCACAGGGGAAGCGGAATGTGACGAGCCTGAACGTGGAGACAGAGGGGAAGAAGCTGCAGGTGGCTGATGGGGTGGGGCCGAGGCTCAAGTCCGGGTTCAAGAACAGAGGCCTGGCTGTGAAGGTGGATGTACGGACAAGGGTGGGAGTGAAGGTGGAGGGATGGAAGATAGGGATGGTGGGCGTGAACGTGAGATGCGGCGACACCTCCCTCAAGGGTCTTCAGGGCGGCGAAATGCCCAAGTGCGCCATTAACTTGCTCAAATG GATTAACATTCGTTGA